In Plasmodium relictum strain SGS1 genome assembly, chromosome: 7, the genomic stretch ttgagTTTTACCCACAAAATGGTCTAATACAAGACTAATTGGTTTagcaaatatataaagacaGAATCTAAGAAAGTAAATAAGAGGAGCAAAGAATCCCCCAATGGCTAATCCATGTTTAGAACAAATAGATTGGGGTATAATTTCTCCAAATATGGTAATAATTATtgtagaaataataaaagaagttATTCCATTTGTTATTTCACTTAATAATAAACTAAAAGCTGAATTAACCATAATATTTGCTGTTATAAATGTAACTAATATTTCATTAGTATTATTTCGTAAAGGTAATATTTTTCTTGCATTCTTTGCATTATTCAATTCTTTTCTATCTTTTTCTGATACCAAAATCAACAAATTTAGCTGTAAAGTGTCTAACATCATTATTCCCAATGATAAACCTATATATGAAGGAAAAAGgtatatattaaagaaaatgcaaaaaaaaaaaaaaaaaatatatggaataatatatataataaaaaaaaaaaaacaataatatataaaataatttacaacAAGTGAatcaaatataatttttataatggtAATAGGATTTACCTGAAAAGAGAGCACTTAATATGGCACATATAACTATACAAACTATATTCAACCATAATGGCATTTGAATAAAATGAATTACCGTAttgaatttataaatatagaacgaaaaaaaaaaaaaattttagcataaaaaattttagaaaataaataaaaaaattttaaaacataaacaaaaaatataaaaaaagataaatgaTTATAGCTCTTTACTTATTTAATGAATTGTATCATTGCTAAATAACTTACgaatacataaaatatattttttaactagttttaaaatttgaaatatttatatatatatatttttatttatttattttttatatatataaaagaataaattaacAAATTAGGAAAAATGtacaattttaatattaataatgtaATGAACATGTTAATTTAGAACTttaatgaaaagaaaaatttataataatgccatttaaaaaacaaagattcatttaaattaaacatacataaaaaaaaggaaacatatatgtgtatattatttatttatcgtatttttctctttttttaaacaattaCAAGaaaactattaaaaaaaggaaaaaaaaattattttataatatgcttataaataatattttttatttgtacaattaattaaaaccaaattaaataatttttataattgaaatttaaaaaaaaaagaaaaaaaattataattttcactAAAATTTtgcaataaaattaaaaatattttcttttaaatttagaagcttttaagtatttttttttttttttttctctaaatactttaaattttattttaaatttttttcattaacatAACTATACAcaaattttttaacattcttaaaaatttttatttttaaacttATTAGATCTTTTTAAAagtcaaaaaaaagaaatgtattattttaatatgttttatttttttattattgtattGTAGTTTATTCAAATTTGTATTGTTATAATTAACGTCACTATATAAGAAAGATATCATttgttctttatttttttaaaaatagaaactttgtatatttaaaaaagcagcaaatattattataatagaaaagttctttaatttttaattctaaaACTCCATTTAAATTACATTTagtttaattaaataaagaacaataatttttatattttctgaatgtttttatttttaccttttttagtgattaataaattaacagaaatataaaaaattttatgttatttcaaaaagaattatttgaTGAAAAATTccatataattctttttttataataatttttacacCAATTGCTAAAATTTTTAGTTCTACGacaatacattttttttatatatgaatttgagcgattatattttattattgtcaAATAAGTttagagaaaaaataatttaaaaatatatatttcagaaaatatatattttattttatttttttatattttattaattttttgatttttatttaattcatatgTTTTTAGGTATGCATGTGCAATACTTCAATagttctatttttttttttaatgtttcaATGCTCCGATTTGGTCAAAATGTTTTTGCTGAATATGCTAACCGTAAAGGATAGCAAAAActtgaaaaataatttaatttgtaAGTAAAAATCGTATAAATAGAAATAcacaaaattaaatttaaagtattataataaaaaaattcttaaaaaacTTTCTATtcaatgaaataaaaaagataatttagagaaatattttattcttgtaatttatgaaaaataaatagctacattttaacttttaaaaatttccCATTTCTTATAAGTGtttatgtaaaatataaagaagatATGTATTAAAGTGTAATGTTTcacataataaaataatcttaaaattttaagtttcaattcattttttttaaagttacaTATTTTAAGCACGCACACagcaaataaattaattttattttatttttttttttttttttttcatttattaatatttttttttttaattttattttttttttttcatttattaatattttttttttaattttattttttattttttattttttattttttattttttatttttttgtaagaatttaaaaaagaaaatgttttaaatgtgtattttttatgtcgataattttttttcataagtTGCTCAAACTCTAAATACAGCctatttgttttatatatttcttatttatatataatttttattttactttttaatatttttttttttttttttgtattgttttgtttttttctgttattttattaagaTAACATACTTAAAGACTTCATATGTAAGAATGGAAGGAGAATATTCATGGGAGAATTACTTGAATGATCGACTTTTAGCAACAAATCAAGTGTCAGCTGCAGGTTTGGCATCggtaatgaaaatataaataaaataaataagtataatatttatttttaattttatattttaatatatatccACCATAtctactatatatatatatatatttttattattgatgataatattgatattattcttttttttttttttggaattaTAGGAAGAAGATGGTGTTGTTTACGCTTGTGTAGCTCAATCTGATGAAAGTGATCCCAACTTTGATAAATGGTCTCTTTTTTATAAGGAGGATTATGAAATAGAAATAGAAGAGgaagtaattaaaaaattaaatttataaaaattaaaataatatttataaaaactgAAAATTATAAGTGTATAGCTTTCATAGGTGTAAAAACGTTTCTCATTaacttatattttattttatttttttttcttaaggATGGtggaaaaattaaaaaaacaataaatgaAGGACAAACATTATTGACAGTATTTAGAGAAGGATATGCACCTGATGGTGTATGGTTAGGTGGTACAAAATTtcaatttataaatattgatAGAGATTTAGATTTTGAAGGATTTACTTTTGATGTTGCTACTTGTGCTAAATTAAAAGGTGGTCTTCATTTAGTTAAAATTCCAGGTGGGAATATTTTAGTAGCATTATATGACGAAGAAAAGGAACACGATAGAGGTACCTAGAAAAAACtacatatacatatataaagcTGCTTAATAggattattatttttttttttatttctaatgtttacatcattttattttatttttttttcaggaAATTCTAAAATTGCAGCATTAACTTTTGCAAAAGAATTAGCTGAGAGCAGTCAATAAGAGAGAATtactaaaaattataaaaagaatagcaataaaataaaaaaaaaatagataattatatttttttctttttttttttaaaattttttttcatatattagaATACACattattcttatatttaatttattactatggttattcttataattttctatACTCATTTTTAATgttcaatatttttacaaaaaaagttgtattttataactttataaaaaaaaaaaaaaaaagcatatacatgtatatatatataaacatttaaatatttaaatacaaGTTATGCTAAAATAATTGTTATTTTGTAAAGAAGGAAATAAGATGGGtactattatattaaaacattttattatatattaaattttcttttttctttttcttattaaatgatttaatttGAGGTTGctctaaaaaataattgaacCTTCTATCATATGTAAAAATCTtaagtttatatatttaagaatAAATATGTGAAAGATTAGGTAATTTGtcttttttgaaatatataaaaaaaaaaaagaaaaaaaagtatagcATTAACTTTGaatctttttaaatattacaCCTTTATTGTATTTGTATATGTATTCATGTTTCTTGATTTTTGCAATTTattcttataatattttaaaaaaaaagtaaattttctattttataaaGTTACG encodes the following:
- the PFN gene encoding profilin, putative: MEGEYSWENYLNDRLLATNQVSAAGLASEEDGVVYACVAQSDESDPNFDKWSLFYKEDYEIEIEEEDGGKIKKTINEGQTLLTVFREGYAPDGVWLGGTKFQFINIDRDLDFEGFTFDVATCAKLKGGLHLVKIPGGNILVALYDEEKEHDRGNSKIAALTFAKELAESSQ